Part of the Lysobacter enzymogenes genome is shown below.
ACAGGCCGCAGCCGCACGCAATAGATGCCGAGTTGCCGCGAACGCCGCGCCGCCTCGCTGTAGGAGCGACGCAAGTCGCGACCGCGAAGCCGCAACGACGACGCAGCGGCCCGCCGGTGTACGCAATCGATCGCGACAGCGGCGTAGATGCGGTTTCGCGGTCGCGACTCGCGTCGCTCCTACAGCGGGCGTTACAGGGTTCAACCTCCGCGCGAACGCGGAGATCCGATGCTGCGGGGCAGGAACCTGGGCAGCGTTCGGATCTCCGCGTTCGCCGGTTCCGTTTCGCCGGCGATGCGGGCTCCGCTGCTGCGGCACAGCCTCGAAACCCGAGGCTCGCGGTTGCAAGAGCGCCTTCAGGCCCGACGCCTTTTTCTCAGCGCATCGCGATCTGCAACAACAGCGCCGGGCCCGACGGCCCTCCCACAAAAAAGGCCCGCACAAAGCGGGCCTGTTCGCACCGACCGCTTACGCCGCCGCGCTCTGCGCCTCGGCCTTGCGCTCCGGCCACACCGTCTTGGCCAGCAGCTCGTCGTTCCAGTCGTACTTGAGTTCGCCGCCGTCGACGAACAGGCTGACGAAGTTGAACACGTTGCGGGCGAACATCTCGCTGGCATGCACCGCGCCGGCGCTGGCGAGGTTCAGCGGGCCGGCGATGATCACGCCGTCGGCGTCGATGGTTTCGCCGGGACGGGTCAGTTCGCAGTTGCCGCCGGTTTCCGCGGCCAGGTCGACCAGCACGCTGCCGGGCTTCATCCCGGCGATCATCGCCGCGGTCACGATCTTCGGCGCCGGCCGCCCCGGCACCGCGGCGGTGCAGACGATCACGTCGATGTTCTTGAGGTGCTCGCCGAGCCGGCGCTGCTGTTCGGCGCGCTCCTCGTCGGTGAGCTGGCGCGCGTAGCCGCCCTCGCCCGCGGCGCTGACGCCGAGGTCGAGGAACTTGCCGCCGAGCGATTCGATCTGCTCGCGCGTTTCCGGACGCACGTCGAAGCCTTCGACCTGCGCGCCCAGGCGCTTGGCCGTGGCCACCGCCTGCAAGCCGGCGACGCCGGCGCCGACGATGAGCACGCGCGAGGGCCGGATGGTGCCGGCGGCGGTGGTCAGCATCGGGAAGAAGCGCGGCGCCAGTTGGGCGGCGATCAGCACCGCCTTGTAGCCGGCCATGCCGGCCTGCGAACTGAGCACGTCCATGGCCTGGGCGCGGGTGGTGCGCGGCAGGCGCTCCAGCGGGAACGCCAGCAGCTTGCGCGCGACGATGGCCTCGCCGCGCGCGGCATCGGCCTGCGGCTGCAGCAGCCCGACCAGGGCCGCGCCTTCGCGCAACAGGTTCAGCCGCTCGCTGTCGGGCGCCTGCACGCACAGCACCACGTCGGCCTCGGCGGTGGCGCCGGCGGCGTCGTCGGCCAGTTCGGCGCCGGCCTGGACGTAGGCCTCGTCGGTGAAGCTCGCGCCGCGTCCGGCGTCGCGCTGGATGCGCACGCGGGCGCCGCGGGCGACCAGTTTCTTGCAGGTTTCCGGCGTCAGCGCCACGCGCCGCTCGCCGGCAGCGGTTTCGCTGGCCACGCCTATCGTGATGCCCGACATGCTCTGCTCCGTGCCCGGTTCGCCGCATCGTAGCGGATGCGAAGGCGCGCGCGCGATCCCGGCCGGCGAACGGTCGCTCAGAAGCGGCGGGAAGTCACAGGGGCGCCACCGATGGAGCACGCCGTTGCGAGAGTGCTTCAGTCTTGAGGCCGGCTGCCGGGAGCGCGGCGAGCCGGGCGGAAAGCGCCGCGGCCGAAGCCCCTGCCACCGCAGCGAGCCGCGTGGCGGCCCGCGCTTCGCTCAGCCTCAGATCACCCGGTCCAGATGCCTGCGCACCTGCCGCATCGCCTCGTCGAACGCGGTGCGCTCGGCGCCGACCACCAGGCGGCCGTTGGAGGCCAGCACCGCCAGTTCCTCGGCCGAGGCGACCAGGGCGCGCACGC
Proteins encoded:
- a CDS encoding DUF6053 domain-containing protein, whose protein sequence is MYAIDRDSGVDAVSRSRLASLLQRALQGSTSARTRRSDAAGQEPGQRSDLRVRRFRFAGDAGSAAAAQPRNPRLAVARAPSGPTPFSQRIAICNNSAGPDGPPTKKARTKRACSHRPLTPPRSAPRPCAPATPSWPAARRSSRT
- a CDS encoding NAD(P) transhydrogenase subunit alpha; the protein is MSGITIGVASETAAGERRVALTPETCKKLVARGARVRIQRDAGRGASFTDEAYVQAGAELADDAAGATAEADVVLCVQAPDSERLNLLREGAALVGLLQPQADAARGEAIVARKLLAFPLERLPRTTRAQAMDVLSSQAGMAGYKAVLIAAQLAPRFFPMLTTAAGTIRPSRVLIVGAGVAGLQAVATAKRLGAQVEGFDVRPETREQIESLGGKFLDLGVSAAGEGGYARQLTDEERAEQQRRLGEHLKNIDVIVCTAAVPGRPAPKIVTAAMIAGMKPGSVLVDLAAETGGNCELTRPGETIDADGVIIAGPLNLASAGAVHASEMFARNVFNFVSLFVDGGELKYDWNDELLAKTVWPERKAEAQSAAA